The following coding sequences lie in one Sulfoacidibacillus ferrooxidans genomic window:
- a CDS encoding TIGR02328 family protein produces MRLWHQNLIEKLPRPQLLGQHRECCALRGGGWMKSHATVNYVFQHPIEHLFQYHLLVMQEMRKRGYHVNPLWWDPNYRGKKMPSITIDKRHFASSHPIYSEHDQSYLNDCLDNLRQKGVEIAN; encoded by the coding sequence TTGAGGCTTTGGCATCAAAATTTGATTGAAAAGTTGCCGCGTCCGCAACTTTTAGGCCAGCATCGTGAATGCTGTGCGCTTCGCGGAGGAGGGTGGATGAAATCGCACGCGACTGTGAACTATGTATTCCAACACCCCATAGAGCATCTATTCCAGTATCACCTGCTCGTGATGCAAGAAATGAGAAAGCGCGGTTATCATGTAAATCCTTTATGGTGGGATCCCAATTATCGAGGGAAAAAGATGCCTTCCATCACCATTGACAAAAGGCATTTTGCATCTTCCCACCCCATTTATTCTGAACACGATCAATCCTATCTAAACGATTGTCTAGATAACTTGAGGCAAAAAGGTGTCGAGATAGCGAATTGA
- a CDS encoding ParM/StbA family protein has translation MTIHLAAIDVGNDGVKAIFETGIGIILPNVVAEAPADRGVVSLESNLYEGIHCRVTSPSLVKSGVYTVGNLATRYSDNHEPEPGDAKSSNDQAIIMLLVTLALDAAKHGEANSNGVVECRYALSTGLPLKEIKKPGTKEAFRDRLMGKVHEVEFLQTPEIGKKVVRIEFDTVSISSEGQAAMMFLVTDDQGRIKNEELLNKSILINDIGGLSTDSAVIERGEPDNINSDGLNSGVSEYLDLIIEQVYERYHHRIRSRRNLVRDVLLAKDERKNHILVDGKLTSIKDIVDEFLTACAKAQHEHLGRMWKKVSDLELVFQIGGGSALIRPYLTTVNENSRHVYPLRWQESADESIWMIVESYWKILVLSKRVTPAIEGV, from the coding sequence ATGACGATTCACTTAGCGGCCATTGATGTTGGCAATGATGGTGTAAAAGCGATATTCGAAACTGGGATAGGGATCATTCTTCCCAATGTGGTTGCAGAAGCACCAGCCGATCGTGGTGTTGTGTCTCTGGAAAGTAACTTGTATGAAGGGATTCACTGTCGAGTAACTAGCCCGTCGCTTGTCAAAAGTGGGGTGTATACAGTAGGTAATTTGGCCACGCGATATTCGGATAATCATGAACCAGAACCGGGTGATGCAAAATCGTCTAATGATCAAGCAATCATTATGCTTTTGGTGACCTTGGCACTAGATGCCGCAAAACATGGTGAAGCCAACAGTAACGGAGTGGTTGAATGCCGATATGCCTTATCAACTGGATTACCACTAAAAGAAATCAAGAAGCCAGGCACAAAAGAAGCTTTCCGTGATCGGTTAATGGGAAAAGTGCACGAGGTGGAGTTTCTCCAAACGCCTGAGATTGGCAAGAAAGTGGTACGTATTGAATTTGACACAGTGAGTATATCCAGTGAAGGTCAAGCTGCCATGATGTTTCTAGTCACCGATGATCAGGGTCGAATTAAAAATGAAGAGTTGTTGAATAAGTCGATCCTCATCAACGATATTGGCGGGTTGTCAACGGATTCTGCGGTGATTGAACGTGGTGAACCAGATAACATCAATTCAGATGGCTTAAATAGTGGTGTATCAGAATATCTCGATCTCATCATCGAGCAAGTGTATGAACGATACCATCATCGCATTCGTTCTCGGCGAAATTTAGTTCGTGATGTGTTATTAGCGAAAGATGAACGCAAAAATCATATTCTTGTCGATGGGAAGCTGACTTCCATCAAGGATATTGTAGACGAGTTTTTAACAGCTTGCGCAAAAGCGCAGCACGAACATCTTGGACGAATGTGGAAGAAAGTCTCTGATTTGGAGTTGGTCTTTCAAATTGGTGGAGGTTCGGCACTTATTCGACCCTATTTGACGACGGTCAACGAGAACAGTAGGCATGTTTATCCGCTTCGATGGCAAGAATCGGCAGATGAAAGCATTTGGATGATTGTTGAGTCTTACTGGAAGATCCTTGTCCTCTCCAAGCGAGTGACGCCAGCCATCGAGGGAGTGTAA
- a CDS encoding transposase — MDYELKEYLFNIWESESRQMAVLKYQDWKTRVPSNLEHAFEPLLKALTGWEKEVFAYFDHPITNAYTESLNSLIRVINRLVRGYSFEALRAKILYTEGLAKVRTSKYQKRKFTASYEFTEHDYQMLHQLSLPSLACEEPSEQLLGIDISTLIEKVEKGE; from the coding sequence ATGGACTATGAGCTAAAAGAGTATTTGTTTAATATTTGGGAAAGTGAGAGCCGACAGATGGCGGTGCTCAAATATCAGGACTGGAAGACCCGAGTCCCATCGAACTTGGAACATGCTTTTGAACCCTTGTTGAAAGCACTCACAGGCTGGGAAAAGGAGGTCTTTGCCTACTTTGATCACCCGATCACCAATGCCTATACGGAGTCCCTAAATAGCTTGATTCGCGTGATCAATCGACTCGTAAGGGGTTATTCCTTTGAGGCGTTGAGAGCAAAAATTCTGTATACCGAGGGATTAGCGAAAGTTCGAACGTCAAAATATCAAAAGAGGAAATTCACAGCTAGTTACGAATTTACGGAGCATGATTACCAAATGTTACACCAGCTAAGTCTACCTTCACTGGCGTGTGAAGAACCTAGCGAACAACTACTTGGTATCGATATTTCCACCTTGATCGAAAAAGTGGAGAAGGGCGAGTGA
- a CDS encoding transposase, whose amino-acid sequence MANQAMETVRKELWEGLSVKERRGLMHDRVILLKRNQELSDMEQITLCVDKEPCVVGNGL is encoded by the coding sequence ATGGCAAATCAAGCAATGGAAACGGTTCGCAAAGAGCTCTGGGAAGGGCTTTCTGTCAAGGAACGGCGAGGCTTAATGCATGACCGGGTTATCCTGTTGAAGCGCAACCAGGAACTATCGGATATGGAACAAATCACACTTTGTGTGGACAAAGAACCATGCGTCGTTGGGAATGGACTATGA
- a CDS encoding transposase family protein, protein MMVDILYLPNLKIMSLFENELDSQIQVQPSVPPFVCPHCGSAANLYKHGSREQLCMDLPIHGKRVGLLIQRQRYRCRECNQLFWEHLDHTIDEKRSCTKRRSLLTSFMSYEWQIKQWKRFAKSSGKGFLSRNGEA, encoded by the coding sequence ATGATGGTGGATATTCTTTATCTACCAAACTTAAAGATAATGAGCTTGTTTGAAAACGAACTCGATAGCCAGATCCAAGTACAACCGTCTGTTCCACCTTTCGTTTGTCCTCATTGCGGCTCTGCAGCCAATCTATACAAACATGGGTCTCGGGAGCAATTGTGTATGGACCTTCCGATTCATGGGAAACGCGTGGGACTCCTTATCCAACGCCAAAGGTACAGGTGCCGCGAATGCAATCAACTCTTCTGGGAGCACCTCGACCATACCATCGACGAGAAACGAAGTTGCACGAAGCGACGGTCATTATTGACAAGTTTCATGTCGTACGAATGGCAAATCAAGCAATGGAAACGGTTCGCAAAGAGCTCTGGGAAGGGCTTTCTGTCAAGGAACGGCGAGGCTTAA